The Bombus terrestris chromosome 6, iyBomTerr1.2, whole genome shotgun sequence DNA window agagaaatgaaaagagCCAGTTCAATTATTGGTACGATAACTAAagctgttttatatttttaaagtaatcGCTCTTTTTCTAGCTACGAGTTTagagaatatttaatatcgtattaaatttcaattatagcattaaattgatatttaaaatataatacgtatgaatatttctttcgctgtctgtaatgaattatttattaatttactttaatttaatactattattagtacattattattattattattatcttcctCTCAAGCATTAGactggaaaaatataaataaatattaaaggcTTATTAAAGAAACTGAAGTTTTAAAAAGTACAACTCTAATTACTATACGTATGTACAGAGTTGTACACGTTGTTAaggaattaattattaacaaagTAAACTATAAAAAAAGTTACAAACCTGTAATAATATGTGTATTCGAGATCAACGTGCCTGCGCactgaaattcaaattttgattTGGCTAAAAAGATTGCTGCCACCCATGGCCACTGACCAGGAGACGCTTTCTCGCCTCTAGCTATGAGAGGATTAACAGGTTCGATACTGCTTCGACCACACGCTAGATTAATTTCTTCATTATTTGGTGGTGTGAGTTTAACATTTGGCATATTTGGTCCTATATGCGGGGGTTGCGAAGGTTCGCGTCGATCGATTATTGATGGAGGTGGATATATATTTCCCACCCCGTTCcaattattattgtcattaaaTTCTGGATGCTTACTGAGAGCATTTCCAGGCGGGTAGAGTGTGTGATTTAATACAATAGAGGTGACAATTGGTCCACTTGCTGgaattacataaataattaaccAATTATTTATAATCAGTTTTTCAAATTATCTTAGTTAAATTAACGTTAATTCAAACTGATCAAACTttgtaagaaattatatttcatttaatgaaTAGATTATATGCATTAGatcatatacataaaaattgtaatttaaatcaaaattaatgtaagtatttaaggaaatataaagatatacagTAATTGTCGTTAAATGCTTTGAtcgattattatattcatttagcGCACTGACATAGATTAGATCAATGCAAACAAATTAGAGGGACCTATTTAATTAAAGGAATCTTTCAAACTGAGAGAGATGTTGataataacttttaatattttctacgtgACATTAGTTTTAAAGAGAATGAACAATGCATGATTTATCTTTGAAAAAGTATACATACCACGTGGACCGGAACAGATAAATTGATCGTTGAACCACAAACTGCTTAATAATGGTATTGGTCGAGGTAGAGGAAAATGGATTTTATACGACAGAGGCCTGCCCTGATTCACTGCCTTAATCGACTGTTCTTTCGAATTTGCCAATTCCAATCGTCCAACGTATTTCTGAAATACGGGAAAATCATTGGCATtaattcgatataatattttcctaatatatacatattttttttttaaatgtgagCTGACTGAAATGAATGAAACATCAATTCAAAGATATCTTTCCCATTTCATTTAAAACGATAAGTGTTCTTTATTTAACTTATTACATATTCATCTAATTTTAGATTACTATATTTATCATTAAATCTGGGAAAATTCGATGAGTTAACGTTAAACATACAATAGATTTGTACACACAATATCCAATAACGCAAATGCTTGGTGATGATTCAACATTCGTTAACGTTACTATATGACAAAAAGTTTCAAGCTTCGAATATATCACGGGTCATCACATTTAATCTTACGATTGTACGTAATTACAACCAAACGCGGATTTCAAAGAAAGATGGTAAGTACTTCATTCATGAAAAAACAATGCAATATACAAGATCACCacttattttcaattattcattaGCGTAATGCTTAATACCTACTTGTTGAAGCAAGTTTAACTCTTCTGTTGTATTCAAGAATTTAAAAGAACAGTGAGCCAAAGTGGTTAActctattttttgaaatttttgaaatttcaatgccAATTCACTTTCATTGATGCCtgtatcttatataattttatcaattttctctACATTTTGTTTTGTGGAGTTCTGGTTTAGCCAATAACCGACTCGTACACCGAGAAAGACATTATATTTGATTCAAAGCGGCAGATATGTAGACAAGCAAGAAACTTTCATAGTCATatctttcgaaatttcaaagtcagtaatgtttaaaaattcaatttaccgAAGGTAGTGCAACAGCGACACTCAAAGTGACGCTGAGTTGCAAGATAACTCCACGTGGTGGGAATGGTATTTCAATGTAACCGATGAGTTCGTTTGAGACATCATCCTGAATATATCGGAAGTAGTTGGAACACGGCGACTGGCCAACTATCCcaacaaataattgaaaaagataCACCAGTAAAATAGTCTTGACGATGATACTGATCATCTTGGAACTCTGTAACATGCCATAAATTAATAATGTATCTGtgcaattttgataaaaatataccaTTTGAATGgcaagaaaacaaagaaagtaGATTACGTGGTTTTCGAGCACAGGgataacaaattttttctttcGGCGAAAAAATGATATTGTAGAGTATAGAGGGAAATAGACGATAAATCTAAACGAataatttcaaaaggaaatctAACCGAGAAGCGTCTCTATTCCGCTTTATTCTTGATTAACACTGTGCTCGATACATTTGCTCCAAGTTGAAGAAGATTCAAGGAAATTGATAGATTActgcaataaaaattctataatgtTTACCTCAGCAAGAGATAACCTCTGTTGATAACTTTCTCTCGAAACACTTTATTCAGCCAGTCTTCTTTAAATAGTCTGATTTTCTATGCAGGAAGTTAGAAAAAATCAAAAATGTTTAGAGAATGTGATTCTCGGTAATGTGAAAAGTTTATGGACGAAAGTATCGTTCGAAGCATATTTTTCCAGTTATAAACAAtttgattttatagaaaaacaCTAACAGCTACCGTAGATCAATGAATCAAATGACGAATCTGTTTCACTCACATCTCGTATTTCTTACTCCAAGGAaacaaataatagaattttcccTGTGAGAAACATGAAGTGTAAATGAAATGAAGAGAAAGATTCATCAGCTGATTTATTGTTCTACGCAGTTATCAATGCACATATTTCTAGTATAAAACTAAATCGTTCGCGTAAACtattcattattttaatatgtaaaatcATAACTTATAGATATTTGATGTCTatcttttttctacttttatagTTACTTACATGTATCTCAAAATCTACTTGAATTAGCAGCACTGAGTGACATTGACTCCATCATCGGCAAATtcgaatggaaaaagaaattctGAACACAAATTAATCACTATCACAAGTATGGTCACACGAAATTATTCATCCCCTTGTCAGTCAGTCCTATATCGTCAGTTTCACAGATAACTGAATAAAATCATGAAAAATGTAGAaagtacattaaatattcaaaaaattgtttcaCGTCACAAAATAGGTCGATCAAGATTTTCTACGTTCAGAGTCGAACACTTTTCACTTTATATCGACAAGTTTTAACGAGGCGAGATTGATCACGATCTATCTAACCTACGTTGTCAGTTTACTTCGTAGGTAGGATTTCAACTGACGGTTCACGAGGTACCTATCAGGTAGCAACTGTCAACGTTCGCCTTCTGACGCTTCTATGAATCCTCAAGAGTGGTAGAGGGGCATCCCCGATAATACCACCTCTTGACCACTTCATTTGTATAAAGAAACCACAATTTTGCATGCGCATGAcggcagaaaaaaagaaaggacttTACGCGATGGTCCTTTCCCGGGGATCAGATTTCCATGAGTCACGTTGAACGCGGAAACTACATCAAAACAATGCAATTCTCACGACATTATATGATAAACGTTCAAAATAGAACAACATATACATAGTTACGCAGATTGATACATCgaaaatatatgatttatttCTGACGTTTTGTAAACAAAGAACGATATACTAATAGAAATATGATCgaaattacgaagaaacaaaaatatgtcATCTACTCatcgtgaaagtttaaaatccaaaatattgctACGATTATATTGGAAAAGAAAGATTGATTTAATCTTCTATGTTGCTATTCAAACTACATAGTAAgatcaaatttttcaaacgcGTCTCGAAATCGTTCAACTtttatccgaaacattttttcatacaacgaataatttatttattagtaatttcaaacgtatttataatgtatatcgtgtCATTTTTGTACCTTATTATgtgtaatttgaattttcaattttttgtaTGTTTCAATAACTATAAATGtttgaagaaacgaaaataagaaaaaatatgttatacGAAGCATTGTTGTAAGCGTTTCGTTATAGAGATATAGACAAATATTGGACGCAGTTTAATATATGCGTAAAGGTATTAATATTCTGCGTTAAGAAAGAAAATCGGCGATGTTTGCTTTGTCTCCACTGACAACTTTTCTTTATCCTAACAGGGTTCACTGTAAACCGAACGTCACGATATTTTGCTACCGTTTGtcgtgtataaaatatataggtCGATATATGctaatatatcgatatttattttgTGCATGATTTGTGTTGGAATATGCAAATCCCAAGAGAGTACCATCTGATGATGATAATAGTCAATGTTACGGGTTAATGAAGGAATGTTGTATTATTACACACTTGTGCAAGAATTTCAATCGTTTATTGAGAAACAGTTGTATTTCGTGACTGGTATACCAAT harbors:
- the LOC100646207 gene encoding serine protease gd isoform X2; the encoded protein is MISIIVKTILLVYLFQLFVGIVGQSPCSNYFRYIQDDVSNELIGYIEIPFPPRGVILQLSVTLSVAVALPSKYVGRLELANSKEQSIKAVNQGRPLSYKIHFPLPRPIPLLSSLWFNDQFICSGPRASGPIVTSIVLNHTLYPPGNALSKHPEFNDNNNWNGVGNIYPPPSIIDRREPSQPPHIGPNMPNVKLTPPNNEEINLACGRSSIEPVNPLIARGEKASPGQWPWVAAIFLAKSKFEFQCAGTLISNTHIITAAHCLQMNKANLPAGSFLVSLGRYRLRDWREKGSENREVIQYRVHPDFVAGGNADADLAILMLRERVEFNSMIKPICLWSGSSLLLNVVGKFGYVVGWGRDELGNPYVQEPRQIKVPIVAQEVCLWSNSNFVAFTSNRTFCAGQRNGSGPCNGDSGSGFVIYNSEMDRYLLRGVVSRSLLDSSTMSCDLSQFVVYVDIAQHLDWIQTEISKNN
- the LOC100646207 gene encoding proclotting enzyme isoform X1; protein product: MSSKMISIIVKTILLVYLFQLFVGIVGQSPCSNYFRYIQDDVSNELIGYIEIPFPPRGVILQLSVTLSVAVALPSKYVGRLELANSKEQSIKAVNQGRPLSYKIHFPLPRPIPLLSSLWFNDQFICSGPRASGPIVTSIVLNHTLYPPGNALSKHPEFNDNNNWNGVGNIYPPPSIIDRREPSQPPHIGPNMPNVKLTPPNNEEINLACGRSSIEPVNPLIARGEKASPGQWPWVAAIFLAKSKFEFQCAGTLISNTHIITAAHCLQMNKANLPAGSFLVSLGRYRLRDWREKGSENREVIQYRVHPDFVAGGNADADLAILMLRERVEFNSMIKPICLWSGSSLLLNVVGKFGYVVGWGRDELGNPYVQEPRQIKVPIVAQEVCLWSNSNFVAFTSNRTFCAGQRNGSGPCNGDSGSGFVIYNSEMDRYLLRGVVSRSLLDSSTMSCDLSQFVVYVDIAQHLDWIQTEISKNN